One window of the Sediminitomix flava genome contains the following:
- a CDS encoding sulfatase-like hydrolase/transferase, whose product MKSPIKIISLLYCFILCTNTVFAQKQPNVLWLLTDDQRYDTVKAFNKMLHNREMSELGYTESPNVDRLADMGTTFINTYCQAAACAPSRASMHYGRYPFKSGIYEFEYHNNNAEHTRPTLPEQMADLGYQTLHIGKLGVRVKNVKENGKVQSHQIYQTDIDFKGLAKDGLTDWGKSWTTTLNGEKLEKPIKSLEFFVTPEGTFEYSSKELEELRPEYKGSAAKAYEKYDLLRHYNKKKGPKSVYKSSILAGVSPQPAGKTRDGYYASVFVDYLKNEKEKFTVGSRTFDGVDRSKPLFCHIGFDFPHTPVLPPASYRERFKKYTYNIPEFEEKELKTMPKQFRNQVMRGYSDSLTDEEKLTMIQDYFAFCAYGDQLIGETVDAFIEYSESNKQEWMIVYVCGDHGWKLNDHGSVSKFTPWEIDSHNPIIVVSSDKKKFPEGKVVREFTEFVDISPTILSAAGANLDAETYNHLDGFDMAKIADKTVSLRDYVVGENHAVTGPRAYIRTKNFMFSIQSRPNKKRGENMEWALNASYEELDPCLYYTSKDPHEIKNLAFDKKYKHIAMTMKEKLINVVLGDGRVEVVWGKKADGTKVFRSNFAEGAHDHKLQLSK is encoded by the coding sequence ATGAAATCCCCAATAAAAATAATAAGCTTACTGTATTGCTTCATACTTTGTACCAATACTGTTTTTGCTCAAAAGCAACCCAATGTACTTTGGCTCTTGACCGATGACCAAAGATATGATACCGTAAAAGCATTTAATAAAATGCTCCACAATCGGGAGATGAGTGAGTTAGGTTATACAGAATCACCCAATGTAGATCGATTGGCAGATATGGGTACTACTTTTATCAATACTTATTGTCAGGCAGCGGCTTGTGCTCCATCAAGAGCGTCTATGCATTATGGTAGATACCCTTTCAAGTCTGGTATTTATGAATTTGAATATCATAATAACAATGCAGAACATACCCGACCGACTTTGCCTGAACAGATGGCTGATTTGGGCTATCAGACCTTACATATCGGAAAGTTAGGGGTGAGGGTGAAAAATGTAAAGGAAAATGGTAAGGTACAATCCCATCAAATTTATCAAACTGATATTGATTTTAAGGGATTGGCAAAAGATGGTTTGACAGATTGGGGGAAAAGCTGGACAACAACTCTTAACGGAGAGAAATTGGAAAAGCCTATTAAATCATTAGAGTTTTTTGTGACACCAGAAGGAACGTTTGAGTATAGTTCTAAGGAGTTGGAAGAGTTGAGGCCAGAGTATAAAGGTTCAGCAGCAAAAGCCTACGAAAAATATGATTTATTGAGACATTACAATAAAAAGAAAGGTCCAAAATCTGTATACAAATCTAGTATTTTGGCAGGGGTGAGTCCTCAACCGGCAGGTAAAACAAGAGATGGGTATTATGCTTCAGTTTTTGTAGATTATCTGAAGAATGAAAAAGAAAAATTCACTGTTGGTAGTCGTACTTTTGATGGCGTGGATCGTTCAAAACCACTATTCTGTCATATTGGTTTTGATTTTCCTCATACGCCTGTGTTGCCTCCAGCTTCTTACAGAGAACGTTTCAAAAAATATACATACAACATACCTGAGTTTGAAGAGAAAGAACTCAAGACAATGCCAAAGCAATTCAGAAATCAAGTAATGCGAGGTTACTCTGATAGCTTGACAGATGAAGAAAAGTTGACGATGATTCAAGACTATTTCGCTTTTTGTGCCTATGGAGATCAACTAATTGGAGAGACAGTAGATGCATTTATTGAGTATAGCGAGAGTAACAAGCAAGAGTGGATGATTGTATATGTTTGTGGCGATCATGGATGGAAGTTGAATGATCATGGTTCTGTTTCTAAGTTCACCCCTTGGGAAATAGATAGCCATAACCCGATCATTGTAGTTTCTTCTGATAAAAAGAAATTCCCAGAGGGAAAAGTGGTAAGAGAATTTACTGAGTTTGTCGATATTTCACCCACAATTCTTTCAGCGGCAGGAGCAAACTTGGACGCTGAAACATACAATCATTTGGACGGTTTTGATATGGCAAAAATAGCAGACAAAACAGTCTCTTTGAGAGATTACGTAGTAGGAGAGAATCATGCAGTAACGGGGCCACGTGCATATATCAGAACCAAAAACTTCATGTTCTCGATTCAAAGCAGGCCAAACAAAAAACGAGGTGAAAATATGGAGTGGGCGTTAAATGCGAGTTATGAGGAATTGGACCCTTGTTTATACTATACTTCCAAAGATCCACATGAAATTAAAAATTTAGCTTTCGATAAGAAGTATAAGCATATAGCAATGACAATGAAAGAAAAGTTGATCAATGTTGTACTTGGAGATGGAAGAGTAGAAGTAGTTTGGGGTAAAAAAGCAGATGGTACAAAAGTATTTAGAAGTAATTTTGCAGAAGGTGCACACGATCATAAACTTCAACTAAGTAAATAA